Within the Dunckerocampus dactyliophorus isolate RoL2022-P2 chromosome 10, RoL_Ddac_1.1, whole genome shotgun sequence genome, the region cagtagaaagaaatgcattctcaaataaaaaatgtgaattgtggacaccagcattttgttcatgttctggtaaaacaagcatattcgctttgtttgggtttaaaataagctctgaaaataaatgttacaaaaatgagtagctcttggccattttcattttgtaaaagtacaagtagctctcacaaggaaaaacgttggtgacccctgatttagagtctccaattaacctaacatgcatgtttttggaatgtgggaggaaaccggagtacccggagaaaacccacacacgcacaaagagaacatgcaaactccacagagattcccaatggagattcaaaaccagatcttcccgatctcctgactgtgtggccaacatgctaaccactaggccaccgtgaggCCCGCATAATAATGTCCACctatgaaaatggataaaaatgctactatgttaatgttagcatggcaacacctagcatgatagtgctaagtcttcATATAAGCATATAcccatgaaaacagctaaaaatgctgctagcaatgctaaaatgttaacattagcatgctaacacctggaATGATAGTGAAAAGCGCTTGtatgtctacccatgaaaagagcaaaaaaaaaaaaatgcttgtatGCTAACGTtaccatgctagcaatgctaacatgctagcatgatagcacaatATACCGGGAAGGCTAAGTCTCCCGaacaatatgcacaaatgccgaaaatggtcccatCTCGTAATGTTAAAGAATCTTTTAGAAAAGGCCCTGGaaccagacggtgatccggatcacctccAAAATttcatcagttcttccataccccatttccgacaattcctgaaaatttcgcCCAAATCCATTCataacttttcaagttattttgaacacaaacagataaacgccggcaaaaacataacctccgcgctgcgctTGCACTATGCGACAGTAATAAGTCTCTCTTTTTAATAACGGTGTTATACTGAAACTAtccaataacaaataaaatacttctcaCCATtcatgcgacttctggtgctgcatggttttgcacagcactcatctttctttttgccatcttcttcgtcaaaagcgTTGGcgctgcagaattagctagctgactatttgattaaaggagggaagtctcgacctctcaatgacccgggtaggctgCCGCATCATCCAATAAAAATCGGGTTTTGGTGTCTGAACGGGAAAATGTAGGTAGAACATCTGGCATTGGTTCTGGCCACCCacattgcggtagaaaatggatgcataagaaagttttatattatGAATGCCATTTCTAACACTGATGATTACTGTAATTTATCGTGATAAgacatgtctgagagccagatgcagtcatcaaaagagccacatctggctcctgaGCCATCGGTTCCCTACTCCTGCTCTATAATGCTGACAAGTACTGCAGTCAAGTGTTCAAGAAACATATACCTTTTCAATCCACCTCTTCAAAAGTCAgccaactttcttctgggcatCCCCCTCATGTCTTTAAAGACGGACATCCCTCAGGTATGGTTGTCCTGGTAGCTTGGCTGGCTTTAGTTTGGTTCCATCAACTTGCAGCATTTAACTCAAGCAGGTGTTTTGGGAGGTTTGTGGCAAGtttctgcatttgtttttgcagtgcttTCCCGTTGCATGTGTTTCATGGTGATTGCGGCCACTGTAGGTTTCAAACCAATCCGTGCAACAATtcggattgtttttttttccatgtgtaTGTAAACGtagtgacttttttccccatcaaTCCTCATGTCGGTTGACAGAAACAAGCGGGTCCTTGGACTCGAAATGCTTGTGGACCAGTAAGTCGTTGCTTACCTCGCATATACTCGATGGTACCGTCCAATACCAGGTTCAGCAATGGGTCAAACCCTTTCAGAACACCGCTCGCTGAAAGGGAAACGTGCACGTTACGCCATGTAAAACAAACGCCATGAACCCTCGTGAATAGACCCACCTTCTCGTCCTCCTTGAAACTTGACCCGAATGGGCTTGTCGATGTATTTTGACAAGTCAAATATactctccttcttcttcttgtctttaTCCTAACAACCACAGAAGGACATTATTATTTAGTCGCATGCAAGCTAGCAGCGCCAGGCTAACCGGTGCTAGCATATCTAACAGTTTTCAGCCTGTGAAATCACTATAATCGTCACATTTGCACATCTTAATTGACAGCGGCGTGTGATCCATTGGAAGTGAAGGGTGTGTATGAGAACGCGCATGATACAAGGAGTGTGAAGTTTGAATGACAACACTAACTCACCGCCATGTTAGCTGAGCCACGCGGAAGTAAAACTTTGACCTCGGTGGACCTCCACCAATCAGAGTGAAGAGGGGAGAAAATGGAGGGAACGACGTCATTGTTTGAAAGCTGAGTAACTAACATTTACGCTaatgctgtcaaaaataatgtacTCTATAAGTCCCGTAGCATCCacattgcggtagaaaatggatgcataagaaagttttatattatGAATGCCATTAGCGTTTTATCACAGTCTTGTCATTTGTGAACAAATCAATGAAGAACATGATGTGCAGCTCTTTCTCGGCAAGTGAGCTCAAAGTGAGGCGAAATTCAACTTCCGGCCCAATGGACACAGGTCTGTAACTATGGGTCTTTTGCTGCTATTTTGTCCGTAATTCATAGTCAATGAGCCAAATCCTTAAAGATAAAGAGTCTAAACAGTAACTTCCAGGCGAATTTCTACCCAAGACGCTCGACAGAAAAGACAGGTGTCTCTACTTCCACTTCCGTAGTACGCCTTACGTGGGTTTGGACGCCATGATGGGAAGCAGAATCCACAAACAATGCATTGTGTAGATGTCCTCGGCACACCGTTGagccattaattgctctaacacacgataaaaaaaaaaaaaaactgatttgtaatTTTTCAGGTTCCCCAAAGACAGGTATATGTCATTCAaagatttataacactggtagTTGTAAACAGTGGCCAATACTCAACGTGtagtcccacacaatatactgtagcttaaaGCTACGTTGTGGTTTGTTGAattaatgacaagtcagtgaaGATGATAAGCTAGGCTgtagtctatcaaatgtataAACAATGTCATGACTGAAATATATGTTGTGTAACTACTTTAAGTTAATTATCCATATCATTTAAGtacttttaaattaaatttcccATTTTCCTTATggtcatgaaaaaataaaaatggtttattttgTTATCTTACTGGAATGAATGATGCCGTGTGTGGTCCTATCCATATTACAGGTCAACAGAGTAAGCAACCCTGCTTTACAAATTTGGGCTCTGCTGCCCCCTTGTGGTAGGATGTCATTCATGAGTAGAAAATAATAAAGTAGAGCTGTGAAGGAATTTTCAAATCAATGGCTATTCACACGgaaaacgttttcaggtcaaaaagtattttatggtttcagcctttcatccgcACGgaaaacggcgttctgggtgccctgaaatgctattgtttttaaaaaacggcTTTCAGAGTGgggaaatctgaaaacgccggcatTTCGTTTCCGTGTAGACAAGTGAAACCGCTGTTTTATGAAAACGATGACGACAAGCCAagataatatctgaatatttcaactggcATAACTCAccacagtcgacattctcctggtattttgttgtcttagtGAAATGaatcgcagaagtaattccatcttgtcgtaagtctagatgagccttgaaAAGCGGAACTTatgtgcatgcgttctttcttcttctatagtttggtgtgtcacgtgctGTGTGTCTGCTTACAGTGCCCcacataggtgtgccttgtgtattacctccttttcacccagtgatccgttcccatctggatgcagctactgtatttactaatccggcgcAGTGTGAACGTTCTTCAAatccgccaaaaaaaaaaaaaatcgcaggAATGTTTCCATGTGTACGGTCTgacttatggggtcaaactttgggtttaaataacagcgccaccatatGGTGGATTTATCTGACAGACAACAACATTCGTCACATACAACACAGAACATGTTCATGTCATGCCAAATTTGTACCCTTCTGTGTGCACTGGTGCTAAAGTGGAGTTAGTTTACACAACCGCATATACCAGGTGTCCTAAATAGGCAGCCTGCGGGCCACATTAATATGGCACTATGAActctaaaataaagaaaagtgcACTCTGaaaatttgacttttccatCCTTATTATTCTAAAAATGCTGCATCCTTTAGAGCTGGAGTGAAACAGCTCAGAttgtttgcatttctgtttattggGTTGCTTCTGTGAATGGATCCTTGGCCATCAGTGATTGTGGTTAACAATCAGCATCTGATTTCAAACTCTATGGCAATGACCCAACAGTCAGTCAGGAGGGACCGTCCATTTATAGCTCCAGCTGGCGGGCTGTAACCTAAAGGTCATTAAGCTTCGTACCGAAGACGCTTGTTTGTTGGGACATGGCCTGCGTATCAGACGACCTTCTCACAGAGCGGCCGAACAAACCAGAGGAAGATGAATCTGCTGTACAGCCTGACGTCACACTACAGGTGGACGGAGAGTCTTTTTACGTCAACCGTCGCAAGCTTGCTCTTCAGAGCCCCTACTTCCGGGCTCTGTTCTTTGGCTGTGGCGTTGAAAGCACTAAAAGGAAAATTGAGCTGAAAGGGGTCCGCTTGCAGCATTTCAGTGTGTTAATGGACCACAGCCGGACTTCCGTTCTCGCTTTGGACAGAGAAAACGTTTTGGGGCTCCTTGAGACTGCGGATTTCCTCCAGCTGGAGCGAGCCAAGCTGCTGTGCTGCAAGTTCCTTGAACGTGAGCTCCATATCTGTAACTGCTTGGGAATGATGGCCTACGCCTGGCAGCGAGGTTGTACTCAGCTGTACACTGCAGCAAGGCAGGTGGTCGTCACACATTTCTCTGCTCTTGTCTCAGAGGACGACTTCCTGTTTCTGCCTAAGGAGACTGTGGCACACCTTCTGGCCAGTGATGACCTGGCCATCCACAAAGATGATATGGCCCTGGAGGCGACCCTTCGCTGGGTGTCATTTGACCCAAAACGAGAGGAACACTTTCTGGAGCTCGTTGAGCTGGTGAGGCCTGAGTCTCTGTCTTTGCCCTTTGTTTCTAAACTTCTGGACACCATGACACAAACTTCTGACCGCAGAGCCAAGCTCATCtacatgctgaatgaacatTTTCCAACTTCCTGGTCACTAGGCAGGTCCCTGCAGAGGACCAGGGCCAAAGAAACTCTCTTTGTCTTGGGTGGACCTCATGATCAGGAGCAACAGGCATCCTATCAGTTTCACCCACTCAGCGGAAGATGGCAAAACTGTTCACCTCTGCAGAGGAAGAACCTCACACAGTACTCGGTAGCTGCAGCAGGTAATGCTTGGATGTTGGTTGACAGCAACGTTGGGTCCACCTGCGCAGTCTAATGACATCTAATACAGGAGTTGTCCCTGTGATAagggaccagtccaggatgtagtGTACCTTTCGACCttagtcagctggcataggctccaggtAGTGGTATCGAAAGCAGATAAATGGATGGACAAGAGGTGCATCAAAATTATTACCTAcctgaaaataataatattcaatTTCCATTGACATGGCCATTGATAGTTTAGTGGTTCACATAGGTGACTTTCATGCAGCTACTTTTACCctcaccctaaccccaaccTCAACCCCCGACTGTAACTGGAATACTCGATGGAAAGTGATATTGCGTTAAATTAGATCAATATGTGTCGCAGTTGAAGGGCTTAGCTGCAAAAACTAAACTCTAAGTTTaaatcaaggtaaaaaaaaatactacacaacttgcagtattttgtacTGTTTTACTTGTTTTATGTCTTTTGGCAAATCAgattttcttgttcttttggcAGATTATTTTGCTTAGTTTAAGCAATATATACACAGATGATCAGATTTTGGTACATACTGGATTACTGAAAATAAGACCAAGATAAGAAGGTGCACAGAACATAAGATAAGATCGGTCTTACACAGTAAGAGACGATCTTGTCTTATGGTTAACTTTGTGGGTCAACAAGTGATGTTGACAATGCTTGCATGTAGGCACCGAGCATCATGATGTGGAGTAATGGTGGGAATGTGACGCAACCAGGAGGTTTCCGCAAAGCTCGAGGAATCCTTGAAGTGCAAAAACTCcattgatcttgattttcagtttGAGTACAGACCATGAAAGTGGGGCCTCACAATCCTTCtgactttttgggtttcaagcaagCGGTGTCAGGAAAATTACCACAGAGATAACTGGCTCGTGGCGGCCAAGTATTCATACGATGTCGCTTTTTGATCCCTCGATGTCAGCTCTTCCTATCATTATGAAGCACAATTCACCAAGGGTTGGATTGTTCAGCCACTAATGTGGAACGTGAGCTAttagacaggttagttttaccctactgatgatgtgttgttgtttcttagtaaccctaaccctaacacctaACTCTAATCCCCCCAGCTGTAACCACCCTAAcccttgcaacaacacatcatcagtaggatAAAACCAACCTGCCTCACGACGACCTAACCCAGCTCAGGTTCCCCATAGACCATGTAGGCTGGGTCTTCTACGTATTGAATGTCATTAGACCCAGGTGTACCTTGTCAAGTGACCCTTAAGTGTACTTGCGCCTTTATCCCCTTCTTGACATGTTGGTCTATGTTTGTCATTATGTAGGAGACAGTGTGGTTGTGACAGGGGGCCATTTCCGCGATGTGCTGTGGTTCAGTGTGGACTGGGTCAGAAGATATGAATGCGGGAACCAGCGTTGGGTGGACGGGCCTGCTTTGCAGAAGTCCAGACACAGTCATTGTTCCATTGCTCTTGATTCCGTCCTATATGTCCTCGGGGGAAGCATGGATGAAGGGCTGGTGGCAGATGTTGAAAGACTGCTCCTGGGGTCAGACGGGTGTTGGGAAAGTGTCAGCCCCATGATTCGGGCAGTGGAAAGGGCAGCTGTAGCCGCTCTGGGCTCGTGTATCTATGTGGCGTGTGGTCTGGATGAAAACGGGGAGGCGTACGGTGGAATACAGAAGTATGACGCCAAACACGATCACTGGGCTGTAGTCTCCTACTCCCCTTTTCCCCGGTGAgtcaattacaactttatagGTGTGAAAATAATCTAATGATTCCACCGCTCCGTAGATATGACCTGGTTGCAACCGAGCTCAACGGTGCCCTCTATCTGTTTGGAGGTCAAGCCTTGCGGTTTGACGCGGAGACTGACGAGTGGACAGTGCTGGACGAGGAACCTCTGGAGAAAAAGTTCTTCTGCGGCTGCGCCACAGTTAGTGGTCAGATATACCTGGTCTGTGAGAAGAAGGGTAACAAAGCACTCCCAAACATGGTTTTGTTTGACCCTTACATCGACACTTGCATGGAGGTGGACAACGCTCTTCCCTGTCCTGTGCCACTCAGAGGCTGTGTCACCATTCAAGTGCTCACGTGAAGACGTGTCATGCTGAAATGTCTTCACATCCACTTGACAAAGACATTCACTTGCCACAGCTTTCATCTAATATCAAGACAATGCTTTGTATTGACTGACACTGTCCGAGCGGTATTACCGCATTGGCCCGAATATAAGATAACCCTGAATATTTCCTACGATAAAGAAAAAGAATATGATATCTTCTCCGAACCTGCAGATATCTTAACATGGATCTTCTATTCTATGTatgttttgaaattgttagtcataggtgaaatggaaattccatggttgtaattgttacatttgtgaggtatagtgatgataaaatgaatcttggatgACGTTTTGTCTAATATGCAATCCTGCatattaggggaaaaaaaggagggaaaaaaacccgACAGGAATATGACAGTTTTATTGAGCGTCTCTGATGTGAAGTGTAATTGCATCCTGCAGCATCATTTGCAGTGGAAGCCATTAACAATTTTTGCcacacagataatattgaccaagtacaggaactttaAATTTTGATTCCCTTGTCAGGTGTTTAAGTCAGCAAGTTCGGGGAACATGTCATATGCACTATTTTTGAGCCACTCGACAGCTGTTTGATGACTGGGTTTCAGTGATCACAATCAGCAATCACCAACGTCATGCTCCAAACCATCATGACTCCTTTTCCTGAACTGTGAGCCCATTTCGAGCGGGTCTCTTTGCCACAACTGCATCTCAGGGTCACCGGCGTGTGTGAGCGACATGACAAAAAGCTCTGATTCGCCTTTCTTTGGCggttgcatgtataaatctctagacccaAATGTAACACAGCCTTTTCTGGGTTTAAAAATACCTTTATGTTGGATCAATACAGTCATTTGACAATTTGTGGTGAGGGATAGAATTGGACTATAGCCCTTAGCTACTGAACCATAACAGATCATTATACTTTGTCCCACCATTTTAATGTACAGTCATTGTTTTTGAGTCCTCAACATATGAAGTTAGCCTGAATCAGCCTCAACCGCATGCGTTTGTTATTGGTGTAGAAAGATGACTGACAACCTCTGCAGGGAGGATTCTATCCACTTTTAATGAAAAAGAAACATGGAAAAAGATGGATATAAACATGTAGGGTTGGTGGTTCAGCCCTTTTAGTTCTTCACGCTTTCTTATAGCACACTGGTCCTTACAGCGAGTGGATCTTTGTTCAGTATGAAATCCACACTTGTTTCACAATGTGGGctaaatacatacattatatatctTTTTAAATCAAGTAAGAGCTCTTTAAGTGGCAGATCCTAGATTTTCTTGACCGTTTAGTCAAGTATCAGTCTATGTGTCACCAATGCCCATCTGTGTGCTCACACTTACTTTATAAGACTCCAGGGCTGCAGCCACCAAATGTTTATGGGAAACATTTGCCAACAGTCACAGTTTGCCAAGTAAAGCTAATCCAACATGGTCGTGTAAAAACAGCAGCCAAGGCACAAAGCTAAAGTGGCTCAGGTAGAGCaaactaaacaacaacaaaaattataTTCCAAGTAGAAAAACCCCATCAAAGATCATATATATTAGAAGGGGGAAGGAattgtatacatacacacagtatataaggATGTTCTTCATTGTGCAGCAGGGGGCGCCATATCTCCGTTGTGATATGACACAGAAATGAGCTAAAATTGATACTCTCTACCAGACTTGCcagcactgaaaaaaaaatacaattccaaaaataaagttgcaatccTCAACAGTTACTTTGATttacatatacatttttacTTGTAACAAAACAACccaattacagttttattaataataataatttaaaaaatgaatacatgtattcattgttttatatatattatgtatatatatataatgtattcatatatgtatatatgaagTTAATTCCTGTAATTACATTATTCTGTAATTTTTTTGGGAGTGGTATTTAACTAACAAATAAactaacataaatatatataaacaaataatcTGAAGTAGTTTAACAACACATTTTTCTCcctctctttttaaaaaaaaatcacttatgCACGGACGGGGCGATTTAACTCGGTACTAATTTAATTAgctaaatttgtcattttgaatttgtttattttgttatttattgacagttttcattttgttcagtGAACCAAAAAGCTTTGTTTTCTACACTATCAGTGACAGGATTAATCCTTATTACcccaatctaaaaaaaaattataaaaacactgacaagaaacaacataaatataaaaccaaaacacatttttcctaGTCTCCAAACTCAAAGAAAGAGGGACAGGCTTTCCTTCCAATGTGACACTGCACGCATAGATGTACAATCATTTGTGCTTGTCTAACAAAGAAGAGCAGGATGCAGGCCGACGATGGTCTGAAATCATCAATGGACCGTGTTGATGTACAGCAAGTCATATGTGAAGGTACATGTGTCAGAAATGAATCCACATTGCTCTATCTGGCTTTGGGCAGTCTGCTGTTGAGATTCCTCTGGTTAGTCAAGTTGTTGAGCACACAGTTGTTGGCCAGCGACGCCAGCTTGGAGTTAATGCTGCCTTTCCGCTGCTCCCAGCTGCTCTCGTCGCATTCTTCCTCAGGCTGCTCGTCCTCGTCCGCCTCGCTTTCCTCGTCGCTGCGCTCGTCACGCTCCACCTGTTGACAAAAGGCACTTGTGACGCTCATAAACGGCTCATCATTGCGTCATTTGGATGTTTGAGATGCATAGTCAGATATAACGAGGCTGCTTTTGCACTGACGATGGAATGTTGCATCTCGGTGCACGTTTTCTGTGATCATAAAGACGTCACGATCGGTTTCTgaataatttgactttttatgCAAATACTTAGAGATTGCATCACTTGCTACTGTTttctctatccatccatcttcttcggcTTAACCGAGGTCAGGTCACAGGAGCAGTAGCCAAAGCAGGtaaacccagacttccctctccccggctacttcgttgaccagctcctcccagcggatcccaaggcgttcccaggccagttgagagacatagtctctccagagtttcctaggtcttccccgaggccccctcctggtcggacgtgccctgaacatctCCCCAGGGAgccgtccgggaggcatcctgaccagatgtccgagccacctcatctggctcctctcaatgcagaggtgCAGCACttgtactccgagtttctcccagatgacagtgcttctcaccttatctctaagggagcatttcgcttgtacccgcgatcttgtcctttaggtcactacccaaagctcatgaccataggtgagggtaggaacgtatattgaccggtaaattgacagCTTTGCACTTCAGCTCACcccaacggaccgatgcagagtctgcatcactgcagacgctacACCTATCTGCCTGTCGTTCTCGTGCTCCATCCTTCCCTGAACAAggccccgaggtacttaaactcctccacttggggcaggatctcatccccgacaaggagatgacactccacccttttccaagtgagaaccatggactcgaacttggaggtgctgattctcatcccagctgcttcacactctgctgcgaaccgatccagtgagagttgaaggtcacagctcaATGAAGCCAGGAGGACCACATTGACTGCAAAAGGCCCAgacctgcagccaccaaaccagaacgcctcagaaattctgtccataaaagtacagggaacgaacagcctgaatacGGCGGTCCTGTACTCCATATTCCCAAAGCACTGCCCACAGAATTCATtgaggaacacggtcaaatgccttctccaagtccacaaaacacatcgttgggcaaactcctatgcaccctccaggaccctgccgagagtgtagagttagtccacagttccacgaccaggaaggctgagaagtgtgatcccacgatagcTGGAACACACATATTATACCATACCATATTTCACCAGAGTTGGCAGGCTGGTTGTCCCTGCGCcctgtttttccaaaatgtatcgCAACCAGGGCTGCAGCTAACGACTGTTTTTTTAATCGATGAATCTGAAGCTGTTTTGATGAATCAAGTCATTGggtagacggaccaaatcaatatgaaccaaacacaaacagttagtggtttggtttgcaacataacagaaaagaggcaaaaatttcgatcactgtttttttggggtttttttttaagtcaaagcTAATGCGTATGTgagtatcttgttttgcctaaaacacaaagataataggtctactttcatggatgactcagGAAATTAAAAAGTGGGACGAAATCttacatttttcaagaaaaaaacgattaatcaagtaccaaaatagttgtcaatttgTTGGGTAATCGATTAATGTTCCAGCTGTAGTTTGAAATATGTTTCATTGTAGGTCTGGCCTTCCTTCATGTGCATCTCTTTGAAGATTTTTATCCTCAAAAGTAGCTAGAGATAATCAAGTCAGTGATTGCTAAGAATTCTGTTGATTGTGCGGAATTGCTTGTTAATCAATCAATTGAGGATTGTAATGGATGCAGCTGATGCCTTTAAGAGTTGcgctggacatcgagttgacagctCGTGGCTTTTATCTTGATGCCTATCAATCTCGACACTCAATCTGTGGATAAATTTAGCTACATCCACTCTCTTCTACCCGATACAGTCTTGAGAACAAAGTCTGCCGTAATCTAGAAAGCAAGTTTGAAATGAACACTAGTATCGTAAATTCCTGTGTATAAGgcgctgcttttttcttaagctttgaaccctgcggcttatacagcggtacggctaatttatggctaagttctaCAAGTAATCTcctgacatctcctttacttcagaactactactaattgtgtaaacactgtgctgctcgtgagtcagtgaggaaacagtagctctttctttggctggAGCcgatcacgagctatcagtgcactactcataacaagcttgtcaacccactggaaattgcaggaggtcattatatacagtataacagtataacaatatgaCAGTCtgacaaagaacactaaactcatcacacagcaacttaacaccaaAGCTATAcctgataaatatacaaacatgtaccactacaagtttaaaatgaaaaaaaagaactcttttaaagtttcatcataatgcattgcatctgagcaacgcattcattggggagCTGCAATAACGTCGGCCTCCCTCTAGGCTCCGGGCTCCtcggctccctctggtggaaagaggcagcattgcagcaccatccatccatgttctatgctgcttgtcctccaattaaatgctttgctcagaccaatgcaaaaatgggaaaagttgaaaatgtgttttttttccccaatttttccGTATTGTTACATGTTTGTATACTTATTGGGTAtaattttgagtgttaagttgctgtgtgatgactttagtgtttgtaagatgacaccatgagtcagactgttatactgagtaatgacctcctggaattgccaatgggttgacaagctcattgtgagtttcTTCATACCTCATGATTGACTCCTGTCagataaagagctacctggtcctcacggaccaCAACATGCTATTTTATGACGTGAAAACGTGCAGATTAtacaccggtgtggcttatatatatgtacaaatctgtttttatatgtgaATGTAATGGTTTTCGGAAGCTTAACGCTTAACTTTCTCACCTTTCCCATGAAGGCAAACTTGTAGACCATGCGCAGGATGAGGTAGGCCCAGAAGATATGCAGCGCTTGCAGTACTAACAGCAGGCTATTGAAGAAGAAATAACCAAAGAAGGGCTGGAAGAACTCCAGAGATACTACCAATGTTGTGTGGATGACTctggaaaaattgaaaaaaacaacacacacatataaaacTTCTATTATTTATTCAGTGCACAATTTGTAATCgtgaaataaaaaaagcccATGTGTTGGACAAAACCTGTTATTCATCTTACCAGGACAGGTTGGGCAACCGTATACTTCTGACTTTATGGCAACAGTTTTGTAGCACGGCCCATAAATGCATGCTTGGATGAATTttggaaacttgagaaccctGACCTCAATCCTATGAAACCCCTTTTAGATGAACCAGAACTTCCCAATTCCAGCAGATACATTCAGAGAAAGTCTTCCCACGATCTGTGACAGCTGCAAAGGGAGCACCAACT harbors:
- the lsm7 gene encoding U6 snRNA-associated Sm-like protein LSm7 yields the protein MADKDKKKKESIFDLSKYIDKPIRVKFQGGREASGVLKGFDPLLNLVLDGTIEYMRDPDDQLKLTEDTRQLGLVVCRGTSVVLICPQDGMEAIPNPFIQQQDG
- the LOC129189064 gene encoding kelch-like protein 23, whose translation is MACVSDDLLTERPNKPEEDESAVQPDVTLQVDGESFYVNRRKLALQSPYFRALFFGCGVESTKRKIELKGVRLQHFSVLMDHSRTSVLALDRENVLGLLETADFLQLERAKLLCCKFLERELHICNCLGMMAYAWQRGCTQLYTAARQVVVTHFSALVSEDDFLFLPKETVAHLLASDDLAIHKDDMALEATLRWVSFDPKREEHFLELVELVRPESLSLPFVSKLLDTMTQTSDRRAKLIYMLNEHFPTSWSLGRSLQRTRAKETLFVLGGPHDQEQQASYQFHPLSGRWQNCSPLQRKNLTQYSVAAAGDSVVVTGGHFRDVLWFSVDWVRRYECGNQRWVDGPALQKSRHSHCSIALDSVLYVLGGSMDEGLVADVERLLLGSDGCWESVSPMIRAVERAAVAALGSCIYVACGLDENGEAYGGIQKYDAKHDHWAVVSYSPFPRYDLVATELNGALYLFGGQALRFDAETDEWTVLDEEPLEKKFFCGCATVSGQIYLVCEKKGNKALPNMVLFDPYIDTCMEVDNALPCPVPLRGCVTIQVLT